The DNA region TCTTTTTATAGCTGTTGCACCTTTTCCAATAATCATACCTTTTTGGGTACTTTTTTGTACAACTATTGTAGCTTTTACTACATCTAAATCTTCTTTTTCTTGTACTCTTTCAATTATTACATCAGTTTCATATGGAATTTCATCAGAAATATTTTCAAATATTGATTCTCTAATAAACTCTTTAAATATATCTCTCATATGCTCTGTAGTCATAATTTCAGGATCAAATAAATAAGGATGTTCAGGAAGATGTCTAACTACATCATCAAGAATATCTGCGTGTGTTGTAGCTTTTTTTATGGAAACAGGTATAATTGATTCATATTTATCACTAAATTGCTCATACTCTTTCATTTTTTCTAAAACTTCTTTATTTGATACATTATCTATTTTTGTTAATAAAAGAATATGTTTTACATTTTTTTTATTTTTTTCTAAAAAGCTTTCATAATGTGTAACTTTATCTGTAACTGGTGCTAGAAATAAAATCAAGTCACAATCACCCATTGCTTTAAGTGCTTCATCTAACATAAATTGATTTAATAACTTTTCTGTTTCATGAAGTCCTGGTGTATCTACAAATATAATTTGATCATCTTCATGCATTACAATTATATTTGCTCTTTTTCTTGTAGCATTTGCTTTATGAGAAACCATAGTTAGTTTTTCACCTACAAGCCAATTTAAAAGTGAGCTTTTACCTGCATTAGGTCTTCCGACTACAGATACATAACCACATTTTGTCATTTATTCTCCTCAAGCATTATTCGCTTTTTATTTAACTTATATAATAACATTTTTGTGATTACAAAGTAGTAAACTTCAATTTTTATCTTTTTCTATAACTTAAAGATTGCATCAAATCTTGTTTTGTTATATTTTCATTTGCATTTAAATCTGCAATAGTTCTTGCAACTTTTAGAACTTTATTTATACTTCTAAAAGAAAGGTTGAAATTTGATATGGCTTTTTGCAAAATTATCTCACTTTCACCATCAAGTTTACAAAATTTATTTATTTGTTTATCTGATAGTTTTCCATTTAAATTAGTCTGTTTTCTTTTTTTTTGTAAAATGAAAGCATCAATAACTTTTTTATGTAATTGTTTTGAACTATATTTTGTTTTATCATTTATAGAAGGTTCTTGCATTGTCACATATAAATCAATTCTATCAAGTAAAGGTTCGGATAACCTATTTTTATATCTTTGTACTTCCAATTCACTGCATCTACACTCTTTTACCTTTGAAAGTAAATTTCCACAAGGACATGGATTCATTGCAGCAATAAATAAGAATTTTGTGTCATAAATCACTTTAGAATTAACTCTACTTATTAAGACTTTATAATCTTCTAGTGGTTCTCTTAATGCCTCTAAAGAGCTCTTTGAAAAGTGTGGAAATTCATCAAAAAATAAAACTCCTGCATTTGATAATGCAACTTCACCAATCCTTGCACTATTTCCACTACCTCCTCCAAAAAGTGACGATTTTGTAGAACTATGATGTGGGTTCCGAAATACTCTTAAAGGCGAAAAATCAATATCTTTATAATCTATTGCTTGTAGTTTTGCTTTTTCTAAGATCTCTTCTAAACTCATAGGAGGAAGAATATATCTAAGTCTTTTACTTATCATACTTTTCCCACATCCAGCACTTCCTTCAAATAATATATTATGATTTCCTGCGGCAGCTATTAAAGCTGCATTTATCGCAAAATCTTGTCCTTTAACTTCACTAAAATCTACTTCATATTTATTTAAATAATAGTATATTGAATCATCTATTTTCACACTTTCATAATCAAAAGACTCATTTTGATATAAATATTTTTCTTTAGAATTAAATTTAAAAAAATCAATAGCTTGAGATAATGTATCTAAACTATATATATTAATATTGGGAATTTTTGATATTTTTTTTGCACTAGCTGAACAAACAATTACATTTTTTAATAAATTCTGCTTAGCTAAAGATAGAACCAAGGGAAATATACTACTACAATCTTTTATTTTACCATCTAAACTCAATTCACCAAATACATAAAAACCTTCAAAATTTACTTTTGTTTCATATAGTGCTATAAGCAAAGCTATTGCTAAATC from Malaciobacter molluscorum LMG 25693 includes:
- the era gene encoding GTPase Era, with translation MTKCGYVSVVGRPNAGKSSLLNWLVGEKLTMVSHKANATRKRANIIVMHEDDQIIFVDTPGLHETEKLLNQFMLDEALKAMGDCDLILFLAPVTDKVTHYESFLEKNKKNVKHILLLTKIDNVSNKEVLEKMKEYEQFSDKYESIIPVSIKKATTHADILDDVVRHLPEHPYLFDPEIMTTEHMRDIFKEFIRESIFENISDEIPYETDVIIERVQEKEDLDVVKATIVVQKSTQKGMIIGKGATAIKRIGKDARIKIEKLTGRKCFLELFVSVKKGWTKDKKGLKELGYDVTL
- a CDS encoding YifB family Mg chelatase-like AAA ATPase; the protein is MKIIKSATLQTIETKSVDVEVTFTNGLPSFTIVGLASNIIQESKDRVKSALLTNDFKFPAKKITINLSPSEIQKSGTHFDLAIALLIALYETKVNFEGFYVFGELSLDGKIKDCSSIFPLVLSLAKQNLLKNVIVCSASAKKISKIPNINIYSLDTLSQAIDFFKFNSKEKYLYQNESFDYESVKIDDSIYYYLNKYEVDFSEVKGQDFAINAALIAAAGNHNILFEGSAGCGKSMISKRLRYILPPMSLEEILEKAKLQAIDYKDIDFSPLRVFRNPHHSSTKSSLFGGGSGNSARIGEVALSNAGVLFFDEFPHFSKSSLEALREPLEDYKVLISRVNSKVIYDTKFLFIAAMNPCPCGNLLSKVKECRCSELEVQRYKNRLSEPLLDRIDLYVTMQEPSINDKTKYSSKQLHKKVIDAFILQKKRKQTNLNGKLSDKQINKFCKLDGESEIILQKAISNFNLSFRSINKVLKVARTIADLNANENITKQDLMQSLSYRKR